The Pseudomonas iranensis genome includes a window with the following:
- a CDS encoding CynX/NimT family MFS transporter, whose protein sequence is MNLETEKAMSRSELSTASKRTPELEELLIDAEADDEQVQQSHPLVKRPWLLLLGLILVALNLRPALSSMAPLLSEVSRSLGLSAAQAGLLTTLPVLCLGLFAPLAPILARRFGAERVVLGILLTLAGGIILRSNFGEIGLFAGSVLGGASIGIVGVLLPGIVKRDFAKHAGTMTGVYTMALCLGAAMAAGSTVPLSEHFGNSWAMGLGFWVIPALVAAVFWLPQVGSKHGAHNVAYRVRGLLRDPLAWQVTLYMGLQSSLAYIVFGWLPSILIGRGLTPTQAGLVLSGSVIIQLASSLAAPWLATRGKDQRLAIVVVMALTLAGLFGCLYAPIEGLWGWAILLGLGQGGTFSLALTLIVLRSRDSHVAANLSSMSQGFGYTLASMGPFAVGVVHDWTGGWNALGWIFGIIGAGAILAGLGAGRALYVQVQSEKI, encoded by the coding sequence ATGAACCTTGAAACCGAGAAAGCCATGTCCCGCAGTGAGTTATCCACAGCGTCGAAACGCACCCCCGAACTTGAAGAGCTGCTGATCGATGCCGAGGCTGATGACGAGCAGGTGCAGCAAAGCCATCCGTTGGTGAAACGTCCCTGGTTGCTGCTGCTCGGGCTGATTCTGGTAGCGCTCAACCTGCGCCCGGCGTTGTCGAGCATGGCGCCATTGCTCAGCGAGGTCTCCAGAAGCCTCGGGCTGTCTGCGGCGCAGGCGGGATTGCTGACCACGTTGCCGGTGCTGTGCCTGGGCTTGTTCGCACCGCTGGCGCCGATTCTGGCGCGGCGTTTCGGTGCTGAGCGCGTGGTGCTGGGGATTCTGCTGACACTGGCCGGCGGCATCATCCTGCGCAGCAATTTCGGCGAGATCGGCCTGTTCGCCGGCAGCGTCCTTGGCGGCGCCAGCATCGGCATCGTCGGCGTGCTGTTGCCGGGCATCGTCAAGCGCGACTTCGCCAAACACGCCGGGACGATGACCGGCGTATACACCATGGCGCTGTGCCTGGGCGCAGCGATGGCGGCGGGTTCGACCGTGCCGCTGAGTGAACACTTCGGCAACAGCTGGGCGATGGGCCTGGGCTTCTGGGTGATTCCGGCATTGGTGGCGGCGGTTTTCTGGCTGCCACAAGTCGGCTCCAAACATGGCGCACACAACGTCGCCTATCGCGTGCGCGGGTTGCTGCGTGATCCGCTGGCCTGGCAGGTGACCTTGTACATGGGCCTGCAATCGTCGCTGGCCTACATTGTGTTTGGCTGGTTGCCGTCAATCCTCATCGGTCGCGGGCTGACACCGACTCAGGCCGGATTGGTGCTGTCCGGTTCGGTGATCATTCAACTGGCCAGTTCGCTGGCCGCGCCGTGGCTGGCGACCCGTGGCAAGGATCAGCGTCTGGCGATCGTCGTGGTGATGGCGCTGACCCTGGCCGGCCTGTTTGGCTGCCTGTACGCACCGATCGAAGGTCTATGGGGCTGGGCGATTCTGCTCGGGCTGGGGCAGGGCGGTACGTTCAGTCTGGCCCTGACCCTGATCGTCCTGCGCTCGCGTGATTCCCATGTCGCGGCGAATCTGTCGAGCATGTCCCAGGGTTTTGGCTACACCCTGGCGTCCATGGGGCCGTTTGCCGTGGGCGTGGTGCATGACTGGACCGGCGGCTGGAATGCTCTGGGCTGGATTTTCGGCATTATCGGCGCCGGTGCAATCCTCGCCGGGCTGGGTGCCGGGCGTGCGCTCTATGTGCAGGTGCAAAGCGAAAAGATCTGA
- a CDS encoding nuclear transport factor 2 family protein, protein MSEAHSALITRFYQAFQRLDADAMAACYTDDVVFSDPAFGELRGRDAGDMWRMLTTRAKDFSLTFDDVRADERSGGAHWVATYLFSQTGNIVINDIQARFVFRDGKICEHHDHFDLWRWSRQALGFKGLLLGWTPLVRNAVRAQARKGLKAFQAGR, encoded by the coding sequence TTGAGCGAAGCCCATAGCGCCCTGATCACCCGCTTCTACCAAGCTTTTCAGCGCCTCGACGCCGATGCCATGGCCGCCTGCTACACCGATGACGTGGTCTTCAGCGATCCGGCCTTTGGTGAACTGCGCGGGCGCGATGCCGGCGACATGTGGCGCATGCTGACTACCCGCGCCAAGGATTTCTCCCTGACCTTCGACGACGTCCGCGCCGACGAACGTAGCGGCGGCGCACACTGGGTCGCGACCTACCTGTTCAGCCAGACCGGCAACATCGTCATCAACGATATCCAGGCGCGCTTCGTCTTCCGTGACGGCAAGATCTGCGAGCATCACGACCACTTCGATCTGTGGCGCTGGTCGCGGCAGGCGCTCGGTTTCAAAGGCCTGCTGCTGGGCTGGACGCCGCTGGTGCGCAACGCCGTACGTGCCCAGGCGCGCAAGGGACTGAAGGCATTTCAGGCCGGGCGCTGA
- a CDS encoding GIY-YIG nuclease family protein translates to MTSLSEKTVDVAEPVSKSWFVYLVRAANGSLYCGISDDPVRRFAKHQSGKGARFFLSSPAMALVYTELCRDKSDALRQERLIKKLKKSAKECLVASYQFD, encoded by the coding sequence GTGACCAGCCTTAGCGAAAAAACCGTCGATGTTGCCGAACCAGTGAGCAAATCCTGGTTCGTCTACCTCGTGCGTGCCGCCAACGGCTCGTTGTACTGCGGAATCAGCGACGACCCGGTGCGGCGTTTCGCCAAGCATCAGAGCGGCAAGGGCGCGCGGTTCTTTCTTTCCAGCCCGGCGATGGCGCTGGTCTACACCGAACTGTGCCGCGACAAAAGTGATGCTTTGCGCCAGGAACGGCTGATCAAGAAGCTCAAGAAGAGCGCCAAGGAATGCCTGGTGGCGTCTTATCAATTTGACTGA
- a CDS encoding glutathione S-transferase family protein produces MSELILHHYPTSPFAEKARLLLGFKGLSWRSVHISPVMPKPDLTALTGGYRKTPVLQIGADIYCDTALIARRLEQEKALPAFFPEGQEMTSASFAAWADSVVFQHAVSLVFQPESVAVRFGKLPPEAIKAFLADRAGLFSGGSATRLSAEQAKHQWPTIMARLEQQLQREQGDFLFGEPSIADFALAHPLWFLKATHVTAPLVDEYPAVAAWLGRVLGFGHGAASEMSSAEALEVAHNATPAALPDERFVDPNGFKAGQQVAIAAIDYGVDPVVGELLFAGSEELIIRREDERGGVVHVHFPRFGFRIEAH; encoded by the coding sequence ATGTCCGAGTTGATTCTGCACCATTACCCGACCTCTCCATTCGCCGAGAAGGCCCGCCTGCTGCTGGGTTTCAAAGGCCTGTCCTGGCGTTCGGTGCATATTTCCCCGGTGATGCCAAAGCCGGATCTGACGGCGTTGACCGGTGGCTATCGCAAGACTCCAGTGTTGCAGATCGGTGCTGACATCTATTGCGACACCGCACTGATCGCTCGACGCCTGGAACAGGAAAAAGCCCTGCCGGCGTTCTTCCCCGAAGGTCAGGAAATGACCAGCGCCAGTTTTGCGGCGTGGGCCGATTCGGTGGTGTTCCAGCACGCGGTGAGCCTGGTGTTCCAGCCGGAATCGGTGGCGGTGCGTTTCGGCAAATTGCCGCCGGAAGCGATCAAGGCATTCCTGGCCGACCGCGCCGGTTTGTTCAGCGGTGGCAGCGCCACGCGTCTGTCCGCCGAGCAGGCCAAACATCAGTGGCCGACGATCATGGCGCGACTGGAACAGCAGTTGCAGCGCGAGCAGGGCGACTTCCTCTTCGGCGAGCCATCGATTGCCGACTTCGCCCTGGCGCATCCGCTGTGGTTCCTCAAGGCGACCCACGTCACGGCGCCGCTGGTGGATGAATATCCGGCGGTCGCGGCGTGGCTGGGTCGGGTGCTGGGGTTCGGCCATGGCGCGGCGAGCGAGATGTCTTCCGCCGAGGCACTGGAGGTCGCGCACAACGCGACGCCAGCCGCATTGCCGGATGAGCGGTTCGTTGATCCGAACGGCTTCAAGGCGGGCCAGCAAGTGGCGATTGCCGCCATCGATTACGGCGTCGACCCGGTGGTCGGTGAGTTGCTGTTTGCCGGTAGCGAAGAGTTGATCATTCGTCGTGAAGACGAGCGTGGCGGCGTGGTGCACGTGCACTTCCCGCGCTTTGGTTTCCGCATCGAAGCACACTGA
- a CDS encoding glutaredoxin family protein produces MLGNVLKKVALVLLVVVVYQNWGKIERVFNPSQMVTQQTRAQANVVLYATDWCGYCKQTKRFLDSKGIPFKEYDIEKDADARKAYEALGGRGIPLIDVNGTLIRGFDPEEILAALK; encoded by the coding sequence ATGCTTGGCAATGTGCTGAAAAAGGTCGCCCTGGTACTGCTGGTGGTCGTGGTCTATCAGAACTGGGGCAAGATCGAGCGAGTGTTCAATCCCTCGCAGATGGTCACGCAGCAGACCCGGGCGCAAGCCAATGTCGTGCTCTATGCCACCGACTGGTGCGGCTACTGCAAACAGACCAAACGCTTTCTCGACAGCAAGGGCATACCGTTCAAGGAGTACGACATCGAGAAGGATGCCGATGCGCGCAAGGCGTATGAGGCATTGGGTGGACGCGGGATTCCGCTGATTGATGTGAACGGCACCTTGATTCGCGGGTTCGATCCGGAAGAAATCCTCGCAGCCCTGAAATAA
- the yejK gene encoding nucleoid-associated protein YejK: MPIRHCIVHLIDKKPDGTPAVLHARDSELAESAAIENMLADLNESYNAKQGKAWGLFHPESGAFPFSGWLKEYMDGSRDFTAFSKVAVEHLQKLMEESNLSVGGHVLFAHYQQGMTDYLAIALLHHSEGVAVTDELDVTPSRHLDLGQLHLAARINVSEWQNNKQSKQYISFIKGKNGKKVSEYFRDFIGCQEGVDGPGETRTLLKAFSDFVESEDLPEDSAREKTKTLVDYASSQAKLGEPMGLEELSELIDEERPKAFYDHIRNKDYGLSPEIPADKRTLNQFRRFTGRAEGLSISFEAHLLGSKIEYDEENGTLIIKGLPTSLTDQLKRRN, encoded by the coding sequence ATGCCGATCCGCCATTGCATCGTCCACCTGATCGACAAAAAACCCGACGGCACGCCCGCAGTTCTGCACGCCCGTGACTCTGAACTGGCCGAGTCCGCAGCCATCGAAAACATGCTCGCCGACCTCAACGAAAGCTACAACGCCAAACAGGGCAAAGCCTGGGGCCTGTTCCATCCGGAATCCGGCGCGTTCCCCTTCAGCGGCTGGCTGAAGGAGTACATGGACGGCAGCCGTGACTTCACCGCGTTCAGTAAAGTGGCGGTCGAGCATCTGCAGAAGCTGATGGAAGAATCCAACCTGTCGGTGGGCGGCCACGTGTTGTTCGCCCACTATCAGCAAGGGATGACCGACTATCTGGCGATCGCCCTGCTGCACCACAGCGAAGGTGTGGCGGTGACCGATGAGCTCGACGTGACGCCTTCGCGCCATCTCGACCTTGGCCAGTTGCATCTGGCAGCGCGGATCAACGTTTCCGAGTGGCAGAACAACAAGCAGTCCAAACAGTACATTTCGTTCATTAAGGGCAAGAATGGCAAGAAGGTCTCGGAATATTTCCGCGACTTCATCGGCTGCCAGGAAGGCGTCGACGGCCCCGGCGAGACCCGCACCCTGCTCAAAGCCTTCAGTGACTTTGTCGAGAGCGAAGACCTGCCGGAAGACTCGGCCCGCGAGAAAACCAAGACTCTTGTCGACTATGCCAGCAGCCAGGCCAAGCTCGGCGAACCGATGGGCCTTGAGGAGCTGTCGGAGCTGATCGACGAAGAACGCCCGAAAGCCTTCTACGATCACATCCGCAACAAGGACTATGGCCTGTCGCCGGAGATCCCGGCGGACAAACGTACCCTCAACCAATTCCGCCGCTTCACCGGCCGCGCCGAAGGCCTGTCGATCAGCTTCGAAGCGCACCTGCTGGGTTCGAAGATCGAGTACGACGAAGAGAACGGCACCCTGATCATCAAAGGCCTGCCGACTTCGCTGACCGATCAGCTGAAGCGGCGTAACTGA
- a CDS encoding HU family DNA-binding protein, which yields MALTKDQLIADIAEAIDAPKTTARNALDQLGQIVADQLENGGEITLPGIGKLKVTERPARTGRNPSTGAAIEIPAKKVIKLVVAKGLTDAVNK from the coding sequence ATGGCTCTTACTAAAGACCAACTGATCGCCGACATCGCTGAAGCTATCGACGCGCCGAAAACCACCGCGCGTAACGCTCTGGACCAACTGGGCCAAATCGTTGCCGATCAGCTGGAAAACGGCGGCGAAATCACCTTGCCAGGTATCGGCAAGCTGAAAGTGACCGAGCGTCCTGCCCGCACCGGCCGTAACCCTTCGACTGGCGCTGCCATCGAAATCCCTGCAAAGAAAGTGATCAAGCTGGTTGTGGCCAAAGGCCTGACCGACGCTGTGAACAAGTAA
- the rlmF gene encoding 23S rRNA (adenine(1618)-N(6))-methyltransferase RlmF, producing the protein MTAPRTPKPARKKPDAMSPNKAVEPREKASLHPRNRHQGRYDFPALIKTTPELARFVITNPYGKESIDFASPDAVRVFNRALLKAFYGIQHWDIPADYLCPPVPGRADYVHFLADLLANMNDGKVPRGAIVNVLDIGMGANCVYPLIGNSEYRWHFLGSEIDPTAVAAARAIVQSNDLSKVIQLRQQENRKHILIGLLEPGERFDLTMCNPPFHASMEEATKGSERKWRALGKADPKRKLPVLNFGGQSAELWCEGGEARFVTQLIAESANFQHKVLWFSTLVSKASNLPAIETALKKAGVLESQVVEMSQGQKQSRFVAWTFQTKSEQQIWRRERWVR; encoded by the coding sequence ATGACCGCCCCCCGCACACCCAAACCTGCGCGCAAGAAGCCTGACGCCATGTCCCCGAACAAAGCCGTCGAGCCGCGCGAAAAGGCCAGCCTGCATCCGCGCAATCGCCATCAGGGTCGTTATGACTTCCCGGCGCTGATCAAGACCACGCCGGAACTGGCCAGGTTCGTGATCACCAACCCGTACGGCAAGGAAAGCATCGATTTCGCCAGCCCCGATGCGGTGCGCGTGTTCAACCGGGCGCTGCTCAAGGCGTTCTACGGCATTCAGCATTGGGATATCCCGGCGGACTACCTCTGCCCTCCGGTGCCGGGTCGTGCCGATTACGTGCATTTTCTCGCGGATCTGCTGGCGAATATGAACGACGGCAAGGTGCCGCGCGGCGCGATCGTCAATGTGCTGGACATCGGCATGGGCGCCAACTGCGTTTATCCGCTGATTGGCAACAGCGAATACCGCTGGCACTTCCTCGGCTCGGAGATCGACCCGACGGCAGTGGCGGCTGCCCGAGCCATCGTGCAGTCCAACGATCTGAGCAAGGTCATCCAGCTGCGTCAGCAGGAAAACCGCAAGCACATCCTCATCGGCTTGCTGGAGCCGGGCGAGCGTTTTGACCTGACCATGTGCAACCCGCCGTTCCACGCTTCGATGGAAGAAGCGACCAAGGGCAGCGAGCGCAAGTGGCGCGCCTTGGGCAAGGCCGACCCGAAACGCAAGCTGCCGGTGCTGAACTTCGGCGGGCAATCGGCGGAGCTGTGGTGTGAAGGCGGTGAAGCGCGCTTCGTGACGCAGTTGATTGCCGAGAGCGCGAACTTCCAGCACAAGGTGTTGTGGTTCAGCACGCTGGTATCAAAGGCCTCGAACCTGCCGGCCATCGAGACGGCACTGAAGAAGGCCGGCGTGCTGGAAAGCCAGGTCGTGGAAATGTCGCAGGGGCAGAAGCAGAGCCGCTTTGTCGCCTGGACCTTCCAGACCAAGTCCGAGCAGCAGATCTGGCGGCGCGAGCGCTGGGTGCGCTAA
- a CDS encoding valine--tRNA ligase yields MDKTYQPHAIETSWYKTWESENYFAPQGAGESYTIMIPPPNVTGSLHMGHGFNNAIMDALIRFRRMQGRDTLWQPGTDHAGIATQMLVERQLEAQGQNRHDLGREKFLEKVWEWKDQSGGNISRQIRRLGSSVDWSRERFTMDDGLSEAVKEAFVRLHEDGLIYRGKRLVNWDTKLHTAISDLEVENHEEKGFLWNLKYPLADGVKTAEGNDFLIVATTRPETMLGDSAVAVNPNDERYKALIGKFVELPLVGRRIPIIADDYCDPEFGTGCVKITPAHDFNDYEVGKRHNLPLLNVFDKNANVLPAAQVFNLDGTLNESIDGKIPAEFAGLERFEARKQIVAAFDAAGLLVSVNDHNLKTPKGDRSGTVIEPWLTDQWYVSTKPLAEPAIAAVEDGRIQFVPKQYENMYFSWMRDIQDWCISRQLWWGHRIPAWYDESGKVYVGRDEAEVRAKHNLGPDVALQQDNDVLDTWFSSGLWTFSTLGWPEQTEFLKKFHSTDVLVTGFDIIFFWVARMIMMTMHLMKNEDGTPQVPFKTVYVHGLVRDGQGQKMSKSKGNVLDPLDIIDGIDLETLVQKRTSGLMQPKLAKKIEKATREEFANGIESYGTDALRFTFCSLASTGRDIKFDMGRVEGYRNFCNKIWNAARYVLDKGEDCGQNGEAYELSLADRWIISQLQRTEAEVTRQLDQFRFDLAAQALYEFIWNQYCDWYLELSKPVLWDENAPVERQRGTRRTLVRVLEVALRLAHPFMPFITEEIWQRIAPLAGIQGKTIMLQPWPVANEERIDPAAENDIEWLKELMLGTRNIRGEMNIGPGKPLPIFLKNVSTEDQRRLSENEALLKKLARLESITVLAAGEEAPLSATALVGEMEVLVPMAGLIDKGAELARLDKEILRLQGEVQRVGGKLSNAGFVDKAPAEVIEKERAKLAEAEQALGKLAEQHARIASL; encoded by the coding sequence ATGGATAAGACCTACCAGCCGCACGCCATTGAAACTTCCTGGTACAAGACCTGGGAGTCCGAGAACTACTTCGCCCCGCAAGGCGCGGGCGAGTCCTACACCATCATGATCCCGCCGCCGAACGTCACCGGCAGCCTGCACATGGGTCACGGCTTCAACAACGCGATCATGGACGCGTTGATCCGTTTCCGCCGCATGCAGGGTCGCGACACCCTGTGGCAGCCGGGCACCGACCACGCCGGTATCGCCACGCAGATGCTGGTTGAGCGCCAACTCGAAGCCCAGGGCCAGAATCGTCACGATCTGGGCCGGGAAAAATTTCTCGAGAAAGTCTGGGAGTGGAAAGATCAGTCCGGCGGCAACATCAGCCGGCAGATCCGCCGCCTCGGCTCGTCCGTTGACTGGAGCCGCGAGCGCTTCACCATGGACGACGGCCTCTCGGAAGCGGTCAAGGAAGCCTTCGTGCGCCTGCATGAAGACGGCCTGATCTATCGCGGCAAGCGTCTGGTCAACTGGGACACCAAACTGCACACGGCGATTTCCGACCTCGAAGTGGAAAACCACGAAGAGAAAGGCTTTCTGTGGAACCTGAAATACCCATTGGCCGATGGTGTGAAAACCGCCGAGGGCAATGACTTCCTGATCGTCGCCACCACCCGTCCGGAAACCATGCTCGGCGACTCCGCCGTCGCGGTTAACCCGAACGACGAGCGCTACAAAGCGCTGATCGGCAAATTCGTCGAGCTGCCACTGGTTGGCCGGCGCATCCCGATCATCGCCGACGATTATTGCGACCCTGAATTCGGCACCGGCTGCGTGAAAATCACCCCGGCCCACGATTTCAACGACTACGAAGTCGGCAAGCGCCACAACCTGCCGCTGCTGAACGTCTTCGACAAGAACGCCAACGTGCTGCCTGCCGCCCAGGTGTTCAACCTCGACGGCACGCTGAACGAGAGCATCGACGGCAAGATTCCGGCGGAGTTCGCCGGCCTTGAGCGTTTCGAAGCGCGCAAGCAGATCGTCGCCGCGTTCGACGCTGCCGGCCTGCTGGTGAGCGTCAACGATCACAACCTGAAAACGCCGAAAGGCGATCGCTCCGGCACGGTCATCGAACCGTGGCTGACCGACCAGTGGTACGTATCGACCAAGCCTCTGGCCGAGCCGGCGATTGCTGCCGTTGAAGACGGTCGCATCCAGTTCGTGCCCAAGCAGTACGAAAACATGTACTTCTCGTGGATGCGCGACATCCAGGACTGGTGCATCAGCCGTCAGCTGTGGTGGGGCCACCGGATTCCGGCCTGGTACGACGAGTCGGGCAAAGTCTACGTCGGTCGCGACGAAGCCGAAGTGCGTGCCAAGCACAACCTCGGCCCGGACGTTGCGCTGCAACAGGACAACGACGTACTCGACACCTGGTTCAGCTCCGGGCTGTGGACCTTCTCGACCCTGGGCTGGCCTGAGCAGACCGAGTTCCTGAAGAAATTCCACTCCACCGACGTGCTGGTCACCGGTTTCGACATCATTTTCTTCTGGGTTGCCCGGATGATCATGATGACCATGCACCTGATGAAGAACGAAGACGGCACGCCGCAGGTTCCGTTCAAAACTGTGTACGTACACGGTCTGGTGCGCGACGGCCAGGGCCAGAAGATGTCCAAGTCCAAGGGCAACGTCCTTGACCCGCTGGACATCATCGACGGCATCGACCTGGAAACCCTGGTGCAGAAGCGCACTTCGGGCCTGATGCAACCGAAACTGGCGAAGAAGATCGAGAAAGCCACCCGCGAAGAATTCGCCAATGGCATCGAAAGCTACGGCACCGACGCCCTGCGCTTTACCTTCTGCTCGCTGGCCTCGACCGGTCGCGACATCAAGTTCGACATGGGTCGCGTCGAAGGCTATCGCAACTTCTGCAACAAGATCTGGAACGCCGCGCGTTACGTTCTGGACAAGGGCGAAGATTGCGGCCAGAACGGCGAAGCCTACGAGCTGTCGTTGGCTGATCGCTGGATCATCTCGCAGTTGCAACGCACCGAAGCCGAAGTGACCCGCCAACTGGATCAGTTCCGTTTCGACCTCGCCGCGCAAGCGCTGTACGAGTTCATCTGGAACCAATACTGCGACTGGTATCTGGAACTGTCCAAGCCTGTGCTGTGGGACGAGAACGCGCCGGTCGAACGTCAGCGCGGTACTCGCCGGACGCTGGTGCGCGTGCTGGAAGTGGCGCTGCGTCTGGCGCATCCGTTCATGCCGTTTATCACTGAGGAAATCTGGCAGCGTATCGCGCCGCTGGCCGGTATTCAGGGCAAAACGATCATGCTGCAGCCTTGGCCGGTGGCCAACGAGGAGCGCATCGATCCGGCGGCGGAAAACGACATCGAATGGCTCAAGGAACTGATGCTCGGCACGCGCAACATTCGTGGCGAGATGAACATCGGCCCGGGCAAGCCACTGCCGATCTTCCTGAAGAACGTCAGCACTGAAGACCAGCGCCGCTTGTCCGAGAACGAAGCGCTGCTGAAGAAGCTGGCGCGCCTGGAATCGATCACCGTACTCGCCGCTGGCGAAGAAGCACCGCTGTCCGCCACCGCATTGGTGGGCGAGATGGAAGTGCTGGTGCCAATGGCCGGTCTGATCGACAAGGGCGCCGAACTGGCGCGTCTGGACAAGGAAATCCTGCGTTTGCAGGGTGAAGTCCAGCGGGTTGGCGGCAAACTGTCCAACGCAGGTTTCGTCGACAAGGCCCCGGCCGAAGTCATCGAAAAGGAACGCGCCAAACTGGCCGAGGCCGAACAGGCCCTGGGCAAACTGGCCGAGCAGCATGCGCGGATTGCCAGCCTTTAA
- a CDS encoding DNA polymerase III subunit chi — MDTPKPQQKSAHLLDDLESIRQLLGDDNLQPPLLTDTVDDGEQEQIPMLFDSVGNPPAAVEPPPAPPAAPAAAPVDKGPDALLHLDSELRAAAQLIMQDVIDDFAPHIETEIKRRLDARMERLLSQYE, encoded by the coding sequence ATGGACACTCCGAAACCGCAACAGAAGTCCGCACATCTGCTGGACGATCTTGAATCGATCCGCCAGTTGCTCGGCGACGACAACCTGCAACCGCCGCTCTTGACCGATACGGTCGATGACGGTGAACAGGAACAGATTCCGATGCTGTTCGACTCCGTCGGCAATCCGCCGGCGGCCGTCGAGCCGCCACCAGCGCCTCCGGCTGCCCCGGCTGCCGCACCGGTCGATAAAGGCCCGGACGCTTTGCTGCACCTGGACAGCGAACTGCGCGCCGCCGCGCAATTGATCATGCAAGACGTGATCGACGACTTCGCCCCGCACATCGAAACCGAAATCAAACGCCGCCTCGATGCGCGGATGGAGCGGCTGCTCAGCCAGTACGAGTAA
- a CDS encoding DNA polymerase III subunit chi has protein sequence MTKVDFYILPSADPSARLDFACKLTEKAWRMGHRIYLHCSDAAQRDDLDARLWVFKGESFVPHGPADSEPDGLIVLGLGQDCGEHQDLLVNLDLKVPAFASKFARVAEVVVEDPTIRAAARESFRFYREQGYSLQDHRLQRL, from the coding sequence ATGACCAAAGTCGACTTCTATATCCTGCCCAGCGCCGATCCTTCAGCGCGCCTGGATTTCGCCTGCAAGCTCACCGAGAAAGCCTGGCGCATGGGCCACCGCATCTACCTGCATTGCAGCGATGCGGCCCAGCGCGACGATCTCGATGCGCGTCTGTGGGTATTCAAGGGTGAAAGCTTCGTGCCCCACGGCCCGGCCGACAGCGAACCGGACGGTTTGATCGTGCTGGGACTCGGGCAAGACTGCGGTGAGCATCAGGATCTGCTGGTCAATCTCGACCTGAAAGTCCCGGCCTTCGCCAGCAAATTCGCCCGCGTGGCGGAAGTGGTGGTGGAAGATCCGACCATCCGAGCGGCGGCGCGGGAGAGTTTCCGTTTCTACCGCGAACAGGGCTATTCTCTGCAAGACCACCGTTTACAGCGACTCTGA